Proteins from a single region of Bos indicus x Bos taurus breed Angus x Brahman F1 hybrid chromosome 29, Bos_hybrid_MaternalHap_v2.0, whole genome shotgun sequence:
- the CLCF1 gene encoding cardiotrophin-like cytokine factor 1 isoform X2, producing MSHTEKKKKIRNRAKKNLRVGLADGIIKASPEPRLALPLRQPPGEEPRPARPAPSPMDLRAGDSWGMLACLCTVLWQLPAVPALNRTGDPGPGPSIQKTYDLTRYLEHQLRSLAGTYLNYLGPPFNEPDFNPPRLGVETLPKATVNLEVWRSLNDKLRLTQNYEAYSHLLCYLRGLNRQAATAELRRSLAHFCTSLQGLLGSIAGVMAALGYPLPQPLPGTEPTWAPGPAHSDFLQKMDDFWLLKELQTWLWRSAKDFNRLKKKMQPPATAVTLHLEARGF from the exons ATGTCCCacaccgaaaaaaaaaaaaaaatccgaaaCCGAGCGAAAAAAAACCTGCGAGTGGGCCTGGCGGATGGGATTATTAAAGCTTCGCCGGAGCCGCGGCTCGCCCTCCCACTCCGCCAGCCTCCGGGAGAGGAGCCGCGCCCGGCCCGCCCGGCCCCCAGCCCCATGGACCTCCGAGCAG GGGACTCGTGGGGGATGCTCGCGTGTCTGTGCACCGTGCTCTGGCAGCTCCCTGCAGTGCCAGCCCTCAACCGCACAGGAGACCCGGGGCCCGGCCCCTCCATCCAGAAAACCTATGACCTCACCCGCTACCTGGAGCACCAGCTCCGCAGCTTGGCTGGGACCTAT ctgaaCTACCTGGGCCCCCCTTTCAACGAGCCTGACTTCAACCCCCCTCGGCTGGGGGTGGAGACTCTGCCCAAGGCCACTGTCAACCTGGAGGTGTGGCGAAGCCTCAACGACAAACTGCGGCTGACCCAGAACTACGAGGCCTACAGCCACCTCCTGTGCTACCTGCGGGGCCTCAACCGCCAGGCCGCCACAGCCGAGCTGCGCCGCAGCCTGGCCCACTTCTGCACCAGCCTCCAGGGCCTGCTGGGCAGCATCGCGGGCGTCATGGCAGCTCTGGGCTACCCGCTGCCCCAGCCTCTGCCCGGGACTGAGCCCACCTGGgcccctggccctgcccacaGTGACTTCCTCCAGAAGATGGACGACTTCTGGCTGTTGAAGGAGCTGCAGACCTGGCTGTGGCGCTCAGCCAAGGACTTCAACCGACTCAAGAAGAAGATGCAGCCTCCGGCCACCGCAGTCACCCTACACCTGGAGGCCCGTGGCTTCTGA
- the CLCF1 gene encoding cardiotrophin-like cytokine factor 1 isoform X6, which translates to MEMGPVSGDAGNRSFGGEHLPAGQPAPPPPSFPIVLSFSQLNYLGPPFNEPDFNPPRLGVETLPKATVNLEVWRSLNDKLRLTQNYEAYSHLLCYLRGLNRQAATAELRRSLAHFCTSLQGLLGSIAGVMAALGYPLPQPLPGTEPTWAPGPAHSDFLQKMDDFWLLKELQTWLWRSAKDFNRLKKKMQPPATAVTLHLEARGF; encoded by the coding sequence ATGGAGATGGGGCCAGTGTCAGGGGACGCAGGAAATAGAAGCTTTGGGGGCGAGCATCTCCCAGCAGGCCAGCCGGCTCCTCCgcccccctccttccccatcgtcctctccttttcacagctgaaCTACCTGGGCCCCCCTTTCAACGAGCCTGACTTCAACCCCCCTCGGCTGGGGGTGGAGACTCTGCCCAAGGCCACTGTCAACCTGGAGGTGTGGCGAAGCCTCAACGACAAACTGCGGCTGACCCAGAACTACGAGGCCTACAGCCACCTCCTGTGCTACCTGCGGGGCCTCAACCGCCAGGCCGCCACAGCCGAGCTGCGCCGCAGCCTGGCCCACTTCTGCACCAGCCTCCAGGGCCTGCTGGGCAGCATCGCGGGCGTCATGGCAGCTCTGGGCTACCCGCTGCCCCAGCCTCTGCCCGGGACTGAGCCCACCTGGgcccctggccctgcccacaGTGACTTCCTCCAGAAGATGGACGACTTCTGGCTGTTGAAGGAGCTGCAGACCTGGCTGTGGCGCTCAGCCAAGGACTTCAACCGACTCAAGAAGAAGATGCAGCCTCCGGCCACCGCAGTCACCCTACACCTGGAGGCCCGTGGCTTCTGA
- the POLD4 gene encoding DNA polymerase delta subunit 4 translates to MGRKRLITDSYPVVKRREGSAGHSKGELAPDLGEEPLPLSVDEEELELLRQFDLAWQYGPCTGITRLQRWHRAEQMGLKPPPEVHQVLQSHPGDPRFQCSLWHFYPL, encoded by the exons ATGGGCCGGAAACGGCTCATCACTGACTCCTACCCTGTAGTGAAGAGGAGGGAGGGCTCCGCTGGGCACAGCAAGGGGGAGCTGGCACCAGATCTAG GGGAAGAGCCCCTACCCCTGAGCGTGGATGAAGAGGAGCTGGAGCTGCTGAGGCAGTTTGACCTGGCCTGGCAGTACGGGCCCTGCACAG GGATCACACGGTTGCAGCGCTGGCATCGGGCAGAGCAGATGGGCTTGAAGCCTCCCCCAGAAGTGCATCAGGTGCTGCAGAGCCACCCCGGGGATCCCCGCTTCCAGTGCAG CCTCTGGCATTTCTACCCGCTCTGA
- the CLCF1 gene encoding cardiotrophin-like cytokine factor 1 isoform X3: MLPVAGEPAAATPLCAPDALPRLPPPRGRVPASSCARPGPPLWGDSWGMLACLCTVLWQLPAVPALNRTGDPGPGPSIQKTYDLTRYLEHQLRSLAGTYLNYLGPPFNEPDFNPPRLGVETLPKATVNLEVWRSLNDKLRLTQNYEAYSHLLCYLRGLNRQAATAELRRSLAHFCTSLQGLLGSIAGVMAALGYPLPQPLPGTEPTWAPGPAHSDFLQKMDDFWLLKELQTWLWRSAKDFNRLKKKMQPPATAVTLHLEARGF; encoded by the exons ATGCTGCCCGTGGCGGGCGAGCCGGCGGCAG CGACTCCGCTCTGCGCTCCAGATGCCCTCCCCAGACTCCCACCTCCCAGAGGACGCGTCCCCGCTTCCTCCTgcgcccggcccggcccgccccTCTGGG GGGACTCGTGGGGGATGCTCGCGTGTCTGTGCACCGTGCTCTGGCAGCTCCCTGCAGTGCCAGCCCTCAACCGCACAGGAGACCCGGGGCCCGGCCCCTCCATCCAGAAAACCTATGACCTCACCCGCTACCTGGAGCACCAGCTCCGCAGCTTGGCTGGGACCTAT ctgaaCTACCTGGGCCCCCCTTTCAACGAGCCTGACTTCAACCCCCCTCGGCTGGGGGTGGAGACTCTGCCCAAGGCCACTGTCAACCTGGAGGTGTGGCGAAGCCTCAACGACAAACTGCGGCTGACCCAGAACTACGAGGCCTACAGCCACCTCCTGTGCTACCTGCGGGGCCTCAACCGCCAGGCCGCCACAGCCGAGCTGCGCCGCAGCCTGGCCCACTTCTGCACCAGCCTCCAGGGCCTGCTGGGCAGCATCGCGGGCGTCATGGCAGCTCTGGGCTACCCGCTGCCCCAGCCTCTGCCCGGGACTGAGCCCACCTGGgcccctggccctgcccacaGTGACTTCCTCCAGAAGATGGACGACTTCTGGCTGTTGAAGGAGCTGCAGACCTGGCTGTGGCGCTCAGCCAAGGACTTCAACCGACTCAAGAAGAAGATGCAGCCTCCGGCCACCGCAGTCACCCTACACCTGGAGGCCCGTGGCTTCTGA
- the CLCF1 gene encoding cardiotrophin-like cytokine factor 1 isoform X4 — protein sequence MLPVAGEPAAGDSWGMLACLCTVLWQLPAVPALNRTGDPGPGPSIQKTYDLTRYLEHQLRSLAGTYLNYLGPPFNEPDFNPPRLGVETLPKATVNLEVWRSLNDKLRLTQNYEAYSHLLCYLRGLNRQAATAELRRSLAHFCTSLQGLLGSIAGVMAALGYPLPQPLPGTEPTWAPGPAHSDFLQKMDDFWLLKELQTWLWRSAKDFNRLKKKMQPPATAVTLHLEARGF from the exons ATGCTGCCCGTGGCGGGCGAGCCGGCGGCAG GGGACTCGTGGGGGATGCTCGCGTGTCTGTGCACCGTGCTCTGGCAGCTCCCTGCAGTGCCAGCCCTCAACCGCACAGGAGACCCGGGGCCCGGCCCCTCCATCCAGAAAACCTATGACCTCACCCGCTACCTGGAGCACCAGCTCCGCAGCTTGGCTGGGACCTAT ctgaaCTACCTGGGCCCCCCTTTCAACGAGCCTGACTTCAACCCCCCTCGGCTGGGGGTGGAGACTCTGCCCAAGGCCACTGTCAACCTGGAGGTGTGGCGAAGCCTCAACGACAAACTGCGGCTGACCCAGAACTACGAGGCCTACAGCCACCTCCTGTGCTACCTGCGGGGCCTCAACCGCCAGGCCGCCACAGCCGAGCTGCGCCGCAGCCTGGCCCACTTCTGCACCAGCCTCCAGGGCCTGCTGGGCAGCATCGCGGGCGTCATGGCAGCTCTGGGCTACCCGCTGCCCCAGCCTCTGCCCGGGACTGAGCCCACCTGGgcccctggccctgcccacaGTGACTTCCTCCAGAAGATGGACGACTTCTGGCTGTTGAAGGAGCTGCAGACCTGGCTGTGGCGCTCAGCCAAGGACTTCAACCGACTCAAGAAGAAGATGCAGCCTCCGGCCACCGCAGTCACCCTACACCTGGAGGCCCGTGGCTTCTGA
- the CLCF1 gene encoding cardiotrophin-like cytokine factor 1 isoform X1: MSHTEKKKKIRNRAKKNLRVGLADGIIKASPEPRLALPLRQPPGEEPRPARPAPSPMDLRAATPLCAPDALPRLPPPRGRVPASSCARPGPPLWGDSWGMLACLCTVLWQLPAVPALNRTGDPGPGPSIQKTYDLTRYLEHQLRSLAGTYLNYLGPPFNEPDFNPPRLGVETLPKATVNLEVWRSLNDKLRLTQNYEAYSHLLCYLRGLNRQAATAELRRSLAHFCTSLQGLLGSIAGVMAALGYPLPQPLPGTEPTWAPGPAHSDFLQKMDDFWLLKELQTWLWRSAKDFNRLKKKMQPPATAVTLHLEARGF, translated from the exons ATGTCCCacaccgaaaaaaaaaaaaaaatccgaaaCCGAGCGAAAAAAAACCTGCGAGTGGGCCTGGCGGATGGGATTATTAAAGCTTCGCCGGAGCCGCGGCTCGCCCTCCCACTCCGCCAGCCTCCGGGAGAGGAGCCGCGCCCGGCCCGCCCGGCCCCCAGCCCCATGGACCTCCGAGCAG CGACTCCGCTCTGCGCTCCAGATGCCCTCCCCAGACTCCCACCTCCCAGAGGACGCGTCCCCGCTTCCTCCTgcgcccggcccggcccgccccTCTGGG GGGACTCGTGGGGGATGCTCGCGTGTCTGTGCACCGTGCTCTGGCAGCTCCCTGCAGTGCCAGCCCTCAACCGCACAGGAGACCCGGGGCCCGGCCCCTCCATCCAGAAAACCTATGACCTCACCCGCTACCTGGAGCACCAGCTCCGCAGCTTGGCTGGGACCTAT ctgaaCTACCTGGGCCCCCCTTTCAACGAGCCTGACTTCAACCCCCCTCGGCTGGGGGTGGAGACTCTGCCCAAGGCCACTGTCAACCTGGAGGTGTGGCGAAGCCTCAACGACAAACTGCGGCTGACCCAGAACTACGAGGCCTACAGCCACCTCCTGTGCTACCTGCGGGGCCTCAACCGCCAGGCCGCCACAGCCGAGCTGCGCCGCAGCCTGGCCCACTTCTGCACCAGCCTCCAGGGCCTGCTGGGCAGCATCGCGGGCGTCATGGCAGCTCTGGGCTACCCGCTGCCCCAGCCTCTGCCCGGGACTGAGCCCACCTGGgcccctggccctgcccacaGTGACTTCCTCCAGAAGATGGACGACTTCTGGCTGTTGAAGGAGCTGCAGACCTGGCTGTGGCGCTCAGCCAAGGACTTCAACCGACTCAAGAAGAAGATGCAGCCTCCGGCCACCGCAGTCACCCTACACCTGGAGGCCCGTGGCTTCTGA
- the CLCF1 gene encoding cardiotrophin-like cytokine factor 1 isoform X5, translated as MLACLCTVLWQLPAVPALNRTGDPGPGPSIQKTYDLTRYLEHQLRSLAGTYLNYLGPPFNEPDFNPPRLGVETLPKATVNLEVWRSLNDKLRLTQNYEAYSHLLCYLRGLNRQAATAELRRSLAHFCTSLQGLLGSIAGVMAALGYPLPQPLPGTEPTWAPGPAHSDFLQKMDDFWLLKELQTWLWRSAKDFNRLKKKMQPPATAVTLHLEARGF; from the exons ATGCTCGCGTGTCTGTGCACCGTGCTCTGGCAGCTCCCTGCAGTGCCAGCCCTCAACCGCACAGGAGACCCGGGGCCCGGCCCCTCCATCCAGAAAACCTATGACCTCACCCGCTACCTGGAGCACCAGCTCCGCAGCTTGGCTGGGACCTAT ctgaaCTACCTGGGCCCCCCTTTCAACGAGCCTGACTTCAACCCCCCTCGGCTGGGGGTGGAGACTCTGCCCAAGGCCACTGTCAACCTGGAGGTGTGGCGAAGCCTCAACGACAAACTGCGGCTGACCCAGAACTACGAGGCCTACAGCCACCTCCTGTGCTACCTGCGGGGCCTCAACCGCCAGGCCGCCACAGCCGAGCTGCGCCGCAGCCTGGCCCACTTCTGCACCAGCCTCCAGGGCCTGCTGGGCAGCATCGCGGGCGTCATGGCAGCTCTGGGCTACCCGCTGCCCCAGCCTCTGCCCGGGACTGAGCCCACCTGGgcccctggccctgcccacaGTGACTTCCTCCAGAAGATGGACGACTTCTGGCTGTTGAAGGAGCTGCAGACCTGGCTGTGGCGCTCAGCCAAGGACTTCAACCGACTCAAGAAGAAGATGCAGCCTCCGGCCACCGCAGTCACCCTACACCTGGAGGCCCGTGGCTTCTGA